A region from the Verrucomicrobiia bacterium genome encodes:
- the glf gene encoding UDP-galactopyranose mutase, whose amino-acid sequence MNRNGFSSSGGSRTDAFDYLIVGAGYSGSVLAERLARGSGKKVLLVDRRPHIAGNAYDCYDDAGLLIHKYGPHIFHTNSREVFDYLSRFTAWRQYQHKVLAHVDGQMVPIPINLDTINQLYGVSLNSFQMEQFLQERAEKIEHIRTSEDVVVSKVGRELYEKFFRGYTRKQWGLDPSELDAQVTARVPTRTNRDDRYFTDTYQAMPKYGFTRMFENMLDHPNIHILLNTDYRDVKSFIPYRELVYTGPVDEFFDYRFGKLPYRCLEFKHETLNQRQFQPVAVVNYPNDYAFTRITEFKHLTGQESAKTSIVYEYPCGEGDPYYPIPRQENAEIYRQYHALAEQSGVHFAGRLATYKYYNMDQVVAQALTIYARLLNVTRTEAASLHSDPKLTTVTFPQVVKPRRPMALRRKAVASET is encoded by the coding sequence ATGAATAGAAATGGTTTCTCCAGCTCAGGTGGTTCGCGGACCGACGCGTTTGACTATCTCATCGTCGGGGCCGGTTATTCGGGCAGCGTTCTGGCCGAGCGTCTTGCACGTGGCTCAGGTAAAAAAGTGTTGCTCGTGGATCGCCGTCCACACATCGCAGGCAACGCCTACGATTGCTACGATGACGCTGGCCTGTTAATCCATAAGTACGGGCCGCACATCTTTCACACGAATTCCCGAGAGGTTTTTGATTACCTGTCGCGCTTCACTGCCTGGCGCCAGTATCAGCACAAGGTGCTCGCGCATGTGGACGGGCAGATGGTCCCGATCCCCATCAACCTCGATACGATCAATCAACTCTACGGCGTCAGTTTGAACTCGTTCCAGATGGAGCAGTTCCTGCAGGAACGCGCTGAAAAAATTGAGCATATCCGCACATCCGAAGATGTGGTGGTCAGCAAGGTTGGCCGGGAGTTGTATGAAAAATTTTTCCGTGGCTACACCCGGAAACAGTGGGGGCTTGACCCATCGGAACTGGACGCGCAAGTGACCGCGCGCGTGCCAACGCGAACGAATCGGGACGATCGCTATTTCACGGACACCTATCAGGCGATGCCGAAATATGGTTTCACCAGGATGTTTGAAAACATGCTCGACCATCCCAACATTCACATTCTGCTGAATACAGATTATCGGGACGTAAAGAGTTTCATTCCCTATCGCGAGTTGGTTTATACCGGCCCCGTGGATGAATTCTTCGACTATCGCTTCGGAAAGCTGCCGTATCGCTGCCTTGAATTCAAACACGAGACATTGAATCAGCGCCAGTTCCAGCCGGTGGCGGTGGTTAATTACCCGAACGATTACGCGTTTACACGAATTACGGAATTCAAGCACCTCACTGGGCAGGAAAGTGCGAAGACAAGTATCGTATATGAGTATCCTTGTGGAGAAGGAGATCCTTACTATCCGATCCCCCGCCAGGAGAACGCCGAGATCTATCGGCAGTATCACGCCTTGGCCGAACAGTCCGGCGTGCACTTCGCTGGGCGTTTGGCGACTTACAAGTATTACAACATGGATCAGGTCGTGGCGCAGGCGCTTACCATCTATGCTCGACTGCTGAACGTCACCCGCACTGAAGCGGCCAGTTTGCACAGCGATCCCAAGCTGACTACCGTGACATTCCCGCAAGTGGTGAAGCCCAGGCGGCCGATGGCACTGCGCCGCAAGGCTGTGGCGTCAGAAACCTGA
- a CDS encoding glycosyltransferase has product MDRNHASPRDFNTSSYPIIVHCHLCWDWVWQRPQQFVSRLSQRHPILFVETIAPDPDLVTPIARFRTPDNLPNLTLLRLQFPSWRWSDADYVDRTRRELVQEFLRGPGRGRFENAVQWFYDPMAVPAFLGHMDETLTVYDCMDELSQFRGAPPEIRVREAALLAAADVVFTGGRKLWESKKLSNNNCHFYGCGVEVDHFAKARNAETRIPEELAKLPKPVLGYFGVVDERMDYELVAKLADANPNGSVAIVGPVMKVDPNSLPQRPNLHWLGQRQYADLPGFCKGFDACLMPFALNESTEFINPTKALEYMASGRPIISTAVPDVVSNFNSVVKVGRSHDEFVQLCREAAENPDAGAVERGLEMAGRNTWESIVSQLENHIQAALQAKRSSEVSA; this is encoded by the coding sequence ATGGATCGCAATCACGCGTCGCCCCGTGATTTCAATACCTCCAGTTATCCAATCATCGTTCACTGCCATTTGTGCTGGGACTGGGTGTGGCAACGCCCCCAGCAATTCGTCTCTCGACTCAGCCAGCGGCATCCGATTTTGTTCGTCGAAACTATTGCACCCGATCCTGACCTCGTCACGCCGATCGCGCGCTTCCGGACTCCCGATAACCTGCCGAATCTGACCTTGCTGCGGCTCCAATTCCCTTCGTGGCGCTGGAGTGATGCGGACTACGTCGATCGCACGCGGCGCGAGCTCGTCCAGGAGTTCTTGCGCGGACCGGGACGCGGGCGCTTTGAGAACGCAGTCCAGTGGTTTTACGATCCCATGGCAGTCCCGGCGTTCCTAGGCCACATGGACGAAACGCTGACCGTATACGACTGCATGGATGAACTGTCTCAATTCCGCGGCGCGCCGCCCGAGATTCGGGTGCGGGAAGCCGCGCTGCTCGCGGCCGCTGATGTTGTGTTCACCGGCGGCCGCAAGCTCTGGGAATCCAAGAAACTTTCCAACAACAATTGTCACTTCTACGGCTGTGGCGTGGAAGTCGACCATTTCGCCAAGGCGCGCAATGCTGAAACGCGCATCCCCGAAGAATTGGCGAAGCTGCCCAAACCGGTTTTGGGATACTTCGGGGTGGTAGACGAGCGGATGGATTACGAACTCGTGGCCAAGCTTGCCGACGCCAACCCAAATGGGTCCGTCGCAATCGTCGGACCCGTGATGAAGGTAGACCCGAACAGCCTTCCTCAACGGCCGAACCTGCACTGGCTTGGTCAGCGGCAATATGCGGATCTGCCAGGTTTCTGCAAAGGCTTTGACGCGTGTCTAATGCCATTTGCCCTGAACGAATCCACTGAGTTCATCAACCCCACGAAAGCTCTGGAATACATGGCGTCGGGACGCCCGATCATCAGCACTGCGGTGCCCGATGTGGTCAGTAACTTCAACTCCGTCGTAAAGGTCGGTCGCAGCCATGATGAATTCGTCCAGCTCTGCAGAGAGGCGGCGGAGAATCCCGACGCGGGCGCTGTTGAGCGGGGCCTCGAGATGGCCGGCCGGAATACGTGGGAATCGATTGTCAGCCAGTTGGAAAACCACATTCAAGCCGCGCTTCAAGCGAAGCGCTCATCGGAGGTTTCAGCATGA
- a CDS encoding dipeptide epimerase → MKLQIHPIRLELVNPWKLARTEKTDSADVVVVELSCDEIVGYGEASPVRRYGETAESVRRFLTRLDLNHLRLPLHDSVDYIRNAAGENWAAKCAIETALIDVAAQKSEKITSAFLGVDSPDRQHLTSFTIGIADSSSVRAKVVDAQSFPILKMKVGTSADQENLKALREVAPLKPIRLDANEGWDTKEKAIEQLELLARDPKVEFVEQPMPAGKPIADWKWLKARSPLPIFGDESYHSSIDADRAAECFHGVNVKLVKAGGVLGALEALKAARARGLKTMLGCMIETSVLISAAAQLSALCDYLDLDGNLLIRNDPYLGVTAERGVLSFARAQRKTGHCVMPRSR, encoded by the coding sequence ATGAAATTGCAGATTCATCCAATTCGGCTGGAATTGGTGAATCCGTGGAAACTTGCCCGAACCGAGAAAACGGATTCTGCCGACGTCGTAGTTGTAGAGCTCTCGTGCGATGAGATCGTCGGCTACGGGGAAGCCTCGCCGGTCCGCCGATACGGAGAGACCGCTGAATCCGTCCGTCGGTTTCTGACGAGGTTGGACTTAAATCACCTGCGATTGCCGTTGCACGACAGCGTGGATTACATCCGAAACGCAGCTGGTGAAAATTGGGCCGCCAAATGTGCCATTGAAACGGCATTGATCGACGTCGCAGCCCAAAAATCGGAAAAAATCACTTCGGCGTTCCTAGGAGTTGATTCACCTGATCGACAGCACCTTACATCTTTCACCATAGGAATTGCCGACAGTTCTTCTGTTCGGGCGAAAGTTGTTGATGCCCAATCGTTTCCGATTTTGAAGATGAAGGTGGGGACGAGTGCGGATCAGGAGAACCTTAAGGCGCTACGCGAAGTTGCCCCGCTAAAGCCGATACGACTCGACGCCAACGAAGGGTGGGACACGAAGGAGAAGGCGATCGAGCAATTGGAATTGCTCGCTCGAGATCCGAAGGTGGAATTCGTGGAACAGCCGATGCCTGCGGGTAAACCCATCGCTGATTGGAAATGGCTGAAAGCTCGGTCACCTCTCCCAATCTTTGGGGACGAATCGTATCACTCTTCGATTGACGCAGATCGAGCGGCTGAATGTTTTCACGGGGTGAACGTGAAACTTGTCAAAGCTGGCGGTGTTCTTGGCGCTCTTGAAGCCCTGAAAGCCGCCCGCGCCCGCGGCCTCAAGACGATGCTCGGTTGCATGATTGAAACCAGCGTCCTCATCAGCGCCGCGGCTCAACTGTCGGCGCTCTGTGATTATCTGGATCTCGATGGCAATCTTCTGATTCGAAATGATCCTTACCTCGGTGTCACTGCCGAACGCGGAGTGCTGTCCTTTGCGCGGGCGCAACGGAAAACCGGGCACTGTGTGATGCCAAGGTCGCGTTGA
- the mnmG gene encoding tRNA uridine-5-carboxymethylaminomethyl(34) synthesis enzyme MnmG, which translates to MFVYPKEFDVIIVGAGHAGVEAALAAARMGCETLLLTINADTIGQMSCNPAIGGLAKGHLAREIDALGGEMGKNTDMSGLQFRMLNTKKGPAVWAPRAQCDKKAYQFRLKWICERQERLTIQQGQTSRILLRDGAAVGVETTLEVQYIGKTVVVTTGTFLRGLMHIGSNQQSGGRAGESAAMGLSGSLKEAGLELGRLKTGTPPRLLSRSIDFSKTEVQPGDEPVPYFTFWKDDLFHVEHSSAAPYPPHSILERINGQLPCYVTFTTTRTAEIIRENLHKSPLYSGAIEGIGPRYCPSIEDKIVKFPEKERQQIFLEPEGIATDEIYVNGFSTSLPYEVQIQMVRSIVGCENAEIMRPAYAVEYDFVFPTQLFPSLETKTCRNLFLAGQINGTSGYEEAAGQGLIAGINAVRRVQGKDPVLLRRDQAYLGVLIDDLVTKGTTEPYRMFTSRAEYRLLLRQDNADLRLSEIGYEVGLLPIRNFAKFQAKQDSITRELQRLHSTREGTDTLAQLLKRPEVSYRTLPKRDPALDSDVALQVEIAIKYAGYIERQELEVQKFKAFDTKQIPNSFDYALVPSLRSEARQKLSKIRPATLGQASRISGVSPADISILMVWLKRSALAGSADVPTGDTTLPFSDDAT; encoded by the coding sequence ATGTTTGTTTATCCCAAAGAGTTTGACGTCATCATTGTCGGCGCCGGGCACGCTGGCGTTGAAGCCGCTTTGGCTGCCGCCCGAATGGGGTGCGAGACTTTATTGCTCACCATTAACGCGGACACCATCGGCCAGATGTCGTGCAATCCGGCGATAGGGGGGCTCGCCAAGGGCCATTTAGCGCGCGAGATTGACGCGCTCGGCGGCGAGATGGGGAAGAACACCGACATGAGCGGCTTGCAGTTTCGGATGCTGAACACGAAAAAGGGTCCCGCTGTGTGGGCCCCGCGGGCACAATGCGACAAAAAGGCTTATCAATTTCGGTTGAAATGGATTTGCGAGCGCCAGGAGAGATTAACCATCCAACAAGGACAGACCTCGAGGATTCTGTTGCGGGATGGGGCCGCCGTTGGAGTGGAAACCACTCTTGAAGTCCAGTATATCGGCAAGACCGTTGTCGTCACCACAGGCACATTTCTCCGAGGTTTGATGCACATTGGTTCTAACCAGCAGTCAGGAGGCCGTGCGGGTGAGTCTGCCGCCATGGGACTTTCCGGGTCGCTGAAAGAAGCAGGCTTGGAACTCGGGCGGCTTAAGACTGGCACGCCGCCGCGCTTGCTGAGTCGCTCGATCGATTTTTCGAAGACCGAAGTACAACCCGGAGACGAACCCGTTCCCTACTTTACATTCTGGAAGGACGATTTGTTCCACGTGGAACATTCCTCGGCCGCGCCATACCCTCCGCACTCGATATTGGAACGGATCAACGGGCAACTGCCGTGTTACGTCACATTTACCACCACTCGAACGGCTGAGATCATTCGGGAAAACCTCCACAAATCCCCCTTGTATTCAGGGGCTATCGAAGGAATTGGACCTCGATACTGCCCATCGATCGAGGACAAGATCGTGAAGTTTCCGGAAAAGGAGCGGCAGCAAATCTTCTTGGAGCCTGAAGGAATCGCAACCGACGAAATCTACGTTAATGGCTTTTCAACTTCCCTGCCCTACGAAGTCCAGATTCAGATGGTGCGATCCATCGTCGGTTGCGAGAACGCAGAAATCATGCGTCCCGCGTATGCTGTGGAATACGATTTCGTGTTTCCGACGCAGCTCTTCCCTTCTCTCGAAACAAAGACGTGTCGGAACCTCTTTCTTGCGGGGCAAATCAATGGAACTTCGGGCTATGAAGAAGCTGCGGGGCAAGGATTGATTGCTGGAATCAACGCGGTGCGGCGAGTTCAAGGCAAGGATCCCGTCCTTTTGCGGCGCGATCAGGCATATCTTGGCGTTCTAATCGACGATCTCGTCACAAAGGGAACCACCGAGCCCTACCGCATGTTCACCTCGCGTGCCGAGTATCGACTTCTCTTGCGTCAGGACAATGCTGATCTGCGGCTGTCTGAGATCGGTTATGAGGTTGGACTCTTGCCGATCCGCAATTTCGCCAAATTCCAGGCAAAACAGGACTCTATAACCAGGGAACTCCAGCGCCTGCACAGCACACGAGAAGGAACGGATACGTTGGCGCAATTGCTGAAACGGCCTGAAGTCTCGTATCGAACGTTGCCTAAACGAGACCCGGCGTTGGATTCTGATGTGGCATTACAGGTCGAAATCGCGATCAAGTATGCGGGGTATATCGAGCGGCAGGAACTCGAAGTGCAGAAATTCAAGGCATTCGATACGAAGCAGATTCCAAACAGCTTCGATTACGCGCTGGTTCCGAGTCTTCGAAGTGAGGCTCGTCAGAAGCTCTCGAAAATTCGTCCCGCTACTCTCGGCCAAGCATCACGAATCTCCGGAGTTTCGCCTGCCGATATCAGCATTCTTATGGTCTGGTTGAAACGCAGTGCATTGGCGGGATCCGCGGATGTGCCAACGGGCGATACCACCTTGCCATTCAGCGACGACGCTACATGA
- a CDS encoding glucose-6-phosphate isomerase yields MKSKQQLWEHFQKFYSEFPSLRLAVDISRMNFCDGYLAEMESSIQKAFSAMDALEKGSIANPDEKRRVGHYWLRTPELAPEPEITAEIQQTVSNIKAFAAGVHQGRIKGASGTYKNLLLIGIGGSALGPQFVANALGHPVNDKLRLFSFDNTDPDGMDRVVAAIGKELGQTLVVVISKSGGTKETRNGMLEAKAAYDSAGLTFAAHAVAVTQLGSELDKYAVANGWIMRFPMWDWVGGRTSELSAVGLLPAALQGFDVDAMLAGARACDDQTRRKSVMENPAAQLALMWHFAGNGVGAKAMVVLPYKDRLELFSKYLQQLVMESIGKERDLNGNVVHQGISVFGNKGSTDQHAYIQQLRDGTNNFFVTFIEVLKDRNAPGIAVEPDTTSGDYLSGFFLGTRQALSDSGRESITLTINEVSPFAVGVLIALFERAVGLYATLINVNAYHQPGVEAGKKAATAIIALKLQILKTVRESKGESWTPEKLAAQAGQAEHIESVFKICEHLAANPWTGVAKTPGKTPFESQYRSA; encoded by the coding sequence ATGAAATCGAAGCAGCAACTCTGGGAACATTTTCAAAAATTCTACTCTGAGTTTCCGTCCCTGCGCCTAGCGGTCGACATCAGCCGTATGAACTTCTGCGACGGCTACCTAGCCGAGATGGAGTCTTCGATTCAGAAGGCTTTCTCAGCCATGGACGCCTTGGAAAAGGGATCCATAGCCAACCCTGACGAAAAGCGGCGCGTCGGCCATTACTGGCTTCGCACCCCGGAATTGGCACCTGAACCCGAGATTACCGCTGAAATCCAGCAAACGGTCAGCAACATAAAAGCTTTTGCCGCTGGGGTTCATCAAGGCCGTATCAAAGGTGCGAGCGGCACTTACAAAAACCTGCTTTTGATCGGTATTGGCGGGTCAGCGCTGGGGCCTCAGTTCGTTGCCAATGCACTTGGCCACCCCGTTAACGATAAGCTCCGCCTGTTTTCGTTCGACAACACTGATCCAGACGGGATGGACCGGGTCGTCGCGGCAATTGGCAAGGAGTTGGGGCAAACGCTGGTAGTGGTAATTTCGAAGTCGGGCGGCACAAAGGAGACTCGCAACGGGATGCTCGAAGCAAAAGCTGCGTATGATTCCGCTGGTCTAACCTTTGCCGCCCACGCCGTGGCAGTGACGCAGCTGGGGAGCGAGTTAGACAAATATGCCGTGGCCAACGGGTGGATCATGCGGTTTCCAATGTGGGATTGGGTGGGCGGACGAACGAGCGAACTCTCCGCAGTCGGTCTGCTTCCAGCGGCGCTTCAAGGGTTCGACGTCGACGCGATGCTCGCAGGCGCGCGGGCGTGTGACGATCAGACTCGCCGGAAATCAGTGATGGAAAACCCGGCCGCTCAACTTGCGTTGATGTGGCACTTCGCTGGAAACGGCGTCGGTGCGAAGGCGATGGTCGTCCTGCCTTACAAGGACCGGCTGGAATTGTTTTCCAAATACCTCCAGCAGTTGGTGATGGAATCCATTGGCAAGGAACGCGACTTGAATGGGAACGTTGTTCACCAGGGAATTTCAGTTTTTGGCAACAAGGGTTCTACGGACCAACATGCTTACATTCAACAACTTAGAGATGGCACGAACAACTTTTTTGTCACGTTCATCGAGGTGCTTAAAGACAGGAATGCACCGGGAATTGCAGTCGAGCCAGACACGACCAGCGGCGATTACCTGTCCGGATTCTTCTTGGGAACCCGGCAGGCATTGAGCGACAGCGGCCGCGAATCAATCACTCTAACGATCAATGAGGTCTCTCCATTCGCCGTGGGAGTCCTGATCGCGCTCTTCGAGCGAGCGGTCGGACTTTACGCAACACTGATCAACGTAAACGCGTATCATCAGCCGGGAGTTGAGGCCGGAAAAAAAGCCGCGACAGCAATCATCGCCCTGAAACTCCAAATCTTGAAAACGGTGCGCGAGTCCAAAGGCGAGAGCTGGACGCCTGAAAAATTGGCAGCCCAGGCCGGCCAAGCCGAACACATTGAATCCGTATTCAAGATTTGTGAACATCTCGCAGCCAATCCCTGGACCGGTGTTGCCAAGACTCCGGGAAAAACTCCCTTCGAATCGCAATATCGGAGTGCCTGA